The Shewanella zhangzhouensis genome has a window encoding:
- the focA gene encoding formate transporter FocA, producing MPTHLHQRKTPLAPPRSTKGTTLPGTREGGLMADICYASRKKLAKGQRQRFAEAVYAGIFIGLGFVFYLTVTTGSAGAPWGMVRLAGALAFSLGLMLVVLLGMELFTGTVLTAIPWVQGSARLSTLLKSWLCVYCGNALGALSLAVLVLLAGVWQLDGGLWGVNLVSTALHKLHHGWWEAFFLGVLCNFLVCLGVWLSFLSANPGTRALLLMLPVALFVSSGFEHSIANLFLLPLAGMLAQHIPDTLLLTHGIEPARLAELTPANMLQLNLLPVTLGNIVGGAVLVGMGLLGVHRLGERSAHSVSATPANIGAGLSLVTTEACVSVADGAPAGLRHSGQPSQFTNTHFKPTPSSPCLTPLPDGLHPAAASPLSLEQTMMNKHLNTLTVSALLEPAVTLTPDMNLWQSLALMESAGGVSCPVVADGGRLVGMLAPQDAMRGLWAEEFAADGSYRVGDMMQKVLHTVAADEPLLTVLEYWVVDRQRLFPVTGEGHWLGTGYQAYEERLRGAVAASPATLPVVDAGVLKGVIHRDALLRLLQSVREKVPA from the coding sequence ATGCCAACTCATCTCCACCAGCGTAAAACGCCGTTGGCGCCGCCGCGCTCAACCAAGGGCACGACACTGCCCGGGACACGCGAAGGCGGCCTGATGGCCGATATCTGTTATGCAAGCCGAAAGAAGCTTGCAAAGGGACAGCGGCAACGGTTTGCCGAGGCCGTGTATGCAGGGATTTTCATCGGTCTGGGGTTTGTCTTTTACCTGACGGTGACCACAGGTAGCGCCGGCGCGCCATGGGGCATGGTGCGTCTCGCCGGTGCGCTCGCCTTCAGTTTGGGGCTGATGTTGGTGGTACTGCTGGGGATGGAGCTTTTTACGGGCACAGTGCTGACCGCCATCCCCTGGGTTCAGGGCTCGGCCCGGTTATCGACCCTGCTAAAAAGCTGGCTTTGCGTTTATTGTGGCAACGCCTTGGGGGCGCTGAGTCTGGCCGTATTGGTGCTGCTTGCGGGTGTGTGGCAACTCGATGGAGGGCTGTGGGGGGTTAATCTGGTATCCACGGCACTTCACAAACTGCACCACGGCTGGTGGGAGGCGTTTTTCCTGGGGGTACTTTGTAACTTTTTGGTTTGCCTTGGGGTTTGGCTTAGTTTTCTCAGTGCTAATCCGGGCACCCGGGCGCTGCTCCTGATGCTGCCGGTGGCGCTTTTTGTGAGCAGCGGCTTTGAGCACAGCATCGCCAACCTGTTTTTGCTGCCTCTTGCCGGCATGCTGGCTCAGCACATCCCGGATACGTTATTGCTTACCCATGGTATTGAGCCGGCGCGGCTTGCTGAGCTGACACCCGCCAACATGCTGCAACTCAATCTGCTGCCCGTCACCCTCGGCAACATCGTTGGCGGCGCTGTGCTGGTGGGGATGGGGCTCCTGGGCGTGCACAGGTTGGGAGAGCGCTCGGCGCACTCTGTCTCTGCTACCCCTGCCAATATTGGGGCCGGGCTTAGTTTGGTTACCACCGAAGCCTGCGTATCTGTTGCCGATGGTGCTCCGGCAGGCCTCCGCCATTCCGGGCAGCCAAGCCAGTTCACTAACACGCATTTTAAACCCACACCCAGTTCACCTTGTCTGACACCACTGCCCGATGGGCTTCATCCTGCGGCAGCGTCACCCTTATCGTTGGAGCAAACCATGATGAATAAACACCTGAATACCCTTACCGTTTCCGCCTTGTTGGAGCCAGCTGTCACCTTAACGCCGGATATGAACCTGTGGCAGTCGTTGGCACTGATGGAAAGTGCGGGTGGCGTGTCCTGTCCTGTGGTGGCCGACGGTGGCCGCCTTGTGGGAATGCTCGCACCCCAGGACGCGATGCGGGGCCTGTGGGCGGAGGAGTTTGCCGCCGATGGCAGTTACCGGGTAGGGGACATGATGCAAAAAGTGCTGCATACAGTCGCTGCCGATGAGCCGCTTTTGACCGTGCTGGAATACTGGGTGGTCGACAGGCAGCGGCTCTTTCCTGTGACCGGCGAAGGGCATTGGCTGGGAACGGGATATCAGGCCTATGAAGAGCGTCTGAGGGGCGCTGTGGCAGCCAGTCCCGCAACCTTGCCGGTGGTGGACGCCGGGGTGCTAAAGGGCGTCATTCACCGTGATGCCTTGCTGCGATTGCTGCAAAGTGTCAGAGAAAAAGTCCCCGCATAA
- a CDS encoding LysR substrate-binding domain-containing protein has translation MKYTLKQMSVFDAVASLESVSGAARKLSMTQSAVSMSLQQLESLLGRPLFIRQGNRLMLSHWGHWLRPRARKLLADAQQIAMGLHDQHLLSGSLSMGASQTAAEHLLGDLISRLDSDFPQIHIELMVENTENVITAVQEYEVDFGIIEGRSDDAHLVLEPWLDDHLVVIAAPHHPYGKYGNVSLSQLEQAKWVLREQGAGTRRIFDAAIHGNLDRLNVWREYEQVPVLKALVKNGPYLSALPYLDVERDVAAGQLIILSTPKLNMKRQLSFVWRADATENPLRDCVISEAKRLARHRHTSQEKV, from the coding sequence ATGAAATACACCCTCAAACAAATGTCGGTATTTGATGCTGTCGCCAGTCTCGAAAGTGTGTCCGGCGCAGCCCGTAAGCTGTCCATGACCCAGTCCGCCGTCAGCATGTCGCTGCAACAACTGGAAAGCTTGCTCGGCAGGCCGCTCTTTATCCGTCAGGGAAACCGGCTGATGTTGAGCCATTGGGGACACTGGCTCAGACCCCGAGCACGCAAGCTGTTGGCCGATGCTCAACAAATTGCCATGGGACTGCACGACCAGCACCTGCTATCCGGCAGTTTGTCCATGGGGGCCAGCCAAACGGCGGCTGAACACCTGCTTGGGGATCTCATCAGCCGTCTTGATAGCGACTTTCCACAAATCCATATTGAGCTGATGGTCGAAAACACCGAAAACGTTATCACGGCCGTGCAGGAGTATGAGGTGGACTTTGGCATCATCGAAGGGCGCAGCGACGATGCCCATTTGGTGTTGGAGCCCTGGCTTGACGATCATCTGGTGGTGATTGCCGCGCCCCACCATCCCTACGGCAAGTACGGAAATGTCAGCCTGTCACAGCTGGAGCAGGCCAAATGGGTACTGCGGGAGCAAGGCGCCGGAACCCGGCGAATTTTCGATGCTGCTATCCATGGCAATCTCGACAGATTAAACGTATGGCGGGAGTACGAGCAGGTACCTGTGCTGAAGGCGCTGGTAAAAAATGGCCCCTACCTCAGTGCACTGCCCTATTTGGATGTGGAGCGGGATGTGGCGGCCGGGCAACTCATTATCCTGTCAACGCCCAAACTGAACATGAAGCGCCAGTTGTCTTTCGTATGGCGCGCCGATGCCACCGAAAACCCGCTGCGTGACTGTGTAATATCCGAAGCAAAAAGGCTCGCGCGCCACAGGCACACGAGCCAGGAGAAAGTCTGA
- the yfcC gene encoding putative basic amino acid antiporter YfcC, producing the protein MTTRPDPSPSATAIAPPPRTGTWVMPDTLVIIFFVALFAALMTYLVPVGSFDTQTVTFVQDGVEKTRQVVDPDSFRYDLDEQGEPKLAPVPAFDPQGKGFFNYMFEGLVSGDKWGSAVGVIMFMLVIGGSFGVVMATGTIDNGILRLIHHTQGREFLFIPVLFSLFSLGGAVFGMGEEAIAFAIIICPLMIRLGYDGITTVMVTYVATQVGFGASWMNPFSVAIAQGIAGIPVLSGAAVRIPMWIGFTLLGIAFTMIYARKIKAAPALSYSYATDAHFRQAQQGSNDQNHAGNSRFNLGDYLVLATIIATMVWVIWGVVAKHWFIPEIASQFFTMGLVAGLIAVIFNLNGLTLNGMARAFKDGAATMLEPCLLVGSAAGILILLGKGGPTEPSVLNSILSAAGGFIGHLPDALSAWFMLLFQSVFNFFVTSGSGQAALTMPLMAPLADIVGVSRQVAVLAFQLGDGFTNVLVPTSASLMATLGVCRVEFSAWVKFIWRFMLLLLIAASVMVIGAHYLGFN; encoded by the coding sequence ATGACGACCAGACCTGACCCTTCACCGAGTGCCACTGCCATTGCGCCGCCGCCCCGGACGGGTACCTGGGTGATGCCGGACACCCTGGTGATCATATTTTTTGTGGCGCTTTTTGCCGCACTCATGACCTATTTGGTGCCAGTGGGGTCTTTTGATACCCAGACAGTGACCTTTGTGCAGGACGGGGTGGAGAAAACCCGTCAGGTGGTCGACCCGGATTCGTTCCGTTACGACCTCGATGAACAGGGTGAGCCGAAATTGGCACCGGTCCCTGCCTTTGACCCTCAGGGTAAAGGCTTCTTCAACTACATGTTTGAAGGCCTGGTATCAGGCGACAAATGGGGCAGTGCCGTTGGCGTAATCATGTTTATGCTGGTGATTGGCGGCTCCTTCGGGGTTGTGATGGCCACAGGCACCATAGATAACGGCATATTGCGGCTTATTCACCACACCCAGGGGCGGGAGTTTTTGTTTATTCCCGTGCTCTTTAGCCTGTTTTCCCTCGGCGGCGCCGTGTTCGGCATGGGGGAAGAGGCCATTGCTTTTGCCATCATCATCTGCCCGTTGATGATACGTCTTGGCTATGATGGCATTACCACAGTGATGGTGACCTATGTGGCTACCCAGGTGGGCTTCGGTGCCAGTTGGATGAATCCTTTCAGTGTGGCCATTGCCCAGGGGATTGCCGGTATTCCCGTGCTCTCGGGCGCAGCGGTGCGTATTCCCATGTGGATAGGTTTTACCCTGCTTGGCATCGCTTTTACCATGATTTATGCCCGTAAAATCAAGGCAGCGCCGGCGTTGTCCTACAGCTATGCCACCGACGCCCACTTCAGACAGGCCCAGCAGGGCAGTAACGACCAAAACCACGCTGGCAACAGCCGATTTAATCTGGGTGATTATTTGGTGCTCGCCACCATAATCGCCACCATGGTGTGGGTGATTTGGGGCGTGGTAGCCAAACACTGGTTTATCCCTGAGATTGCCAGCCAATTTTTCACCATGGGGCTGGTTGCCGGTTTGATTGCAGTGATCTTTAACTTAAACGGCCTCACCCTCAATGGCATGGCCAGGGCCTTTAAAGATGGTGCAGCCACCATGCTGGAGCCCTGTTTGTTGGTGGGCAGTGCCGCGGGTATTTTGATTTTACTCGGCAAGGGCGGCCCCACAGAGCCTTCGGTGCTCAACAGCATTCTCTCGGCTGCAGGCGGCTTTATCGGGCATTTACCCGATGCGCTGTCGGCCTGGTTTATGCTGCTGTTTCAGTCGGTATTCAACTTCTTTGTGACCTCAGGCTCTGGTCAGGCGGCGCTGACCATGCCCTTGATGGCGCCGCTCGCCGATATCGTTGGCGTGAGCCGTCAGGTGGCCGTGCTGGCATTTCAATTGGGTGATGGTTTTACCAATGTGTTGGTGCCTACATCGGCCTCTTTGATGGCAACCCTGGGGGTGTGCCGGGTTGAATTCAGCGCCTGGGTGAAATTTATCTGGCGTTTTATGCTGTTACTGCTGATTGCCGCCAGTGTGATGGTAATTGGGGCACATTACCTCGGCTTCAACTGA
- a CDS encoding TonB-dependent receptor plug domain-containing protein — MLVNNTLAKAVRFALIGGAASVAITSATAFAEEADGAKVERIEVTGSRIKRTDLESATPVTVLSSEEMAKQGFTTIQDALESLTSTTGAMTTQSVHGFTPAASSISLRGAGASRTLTLINGKRLNQYPKPAGGTDNFVDTANLPMEAVARIEVLQSGASAVYGADAVGGVVNIILKDDFEGVALKYRHGDTTEGGGGSDRIALSLGASSDRGNVSTFIEFTDNERLRASDREVFGLHTDKVPYSEYSAYSSYGARIAGGPKGNTFAGSIPMERCIAEGYLWVAEKNLCGFDRSAWRDLAPESSRFISSTNFTYELSDDLSFVGRMDYAKAQSTTRIEPMGIDNYTVTVAGDQITLGVDLDPSLTKSFNKTTGLGGDFADAPDGEYYYVRRLHEFSNRSGETNTQNFFFTAGLEGVIADSYNWDASVNYGRTELDIFSSGYASVGSMFSYLSQGENGVSALKPMTAAEVASVAYSPFERAQSTQKNVQANISGTAFELPAGDADFAFGAEYTKQDYETDTDSESKKGNILSRGGSSGAGERSYWATYLEMRLPVLEDLVVDAAVRYDRYSDFGGNLTPQVAIEYRPMDELLVRGTIGKVFRAPDMHRVYGDATKGFATVIDFKKCQELGGSPGKTHPDATINTVCNELHIDSTTGANKDLKAEEGYTANIGAVWGGESLNASIDVWEWKLDDMVSDISASKAAREYETYANMITRDETGTITHINAVAQNLAFQKVRGIDVTAGYGWDINEFGELKLNFNGSYLLKSEGQTDPTAAVDDDLDDGGLPQYRANMVLSWFIEDFEATVGAYHTARMHGSSYKSFKSDSPEFNESDYEVASQTKWNLTAGYNITDGIKVKAGVVNLFNVGPNFDPTDTSWPHYPRSVYNARGREWFVEGEVKF; from the coding sequence ATGCTCGTTAACAACACTCTGGCCAAAGCGGTACGCTTTGCGCTGATCGGTGGTGCTGCTTCTGTAGCTATCACCAGCGCTACCGCCTTTGCCGAAGAAGCCGATGGTGCAAAAGTAGAACGCATCGAAGTAACAGGTTCACGTATTAAGCGTACCGATCTGGAATCAGCAACGCCTGTTACCGTTCTTAGCTCTGAAGAAATGGCCAAGCAAGGTTTCACCACTATTCAGGACGCTCTGGAAAGCCTGACTTCTACCACAGGCGCCATGACCACTCAGTCTGTGCACGGCTTTACTCCAGCCGCTTCTTCTATCAGCCTGCGTGGCGCCGGTGCCAGCCGTACTCTGACGCTGATCAACGGTAAGCGTCTGAACCAGTATCCAAAGCCAGCCGGCGGTACTGACAACTTCGTTGACACGGCCAACCTGCCAATGGAAGCCGTAGCCCGTATCGAAGTACTGCAATCCGGTGCTTCTGCCGTATACGGTGCTGACGCCGTAGGTGGTGTGGTTAACATCATCCTGAAAGACGATTTCGAAGGCGTTGCCCTGAAATACCGTCACGGTGACACCACTGAAGGTGGTGGCGGTTCAGATCGTATCGCCCTGTCTCTGGGTGCCTCTTCTGACCGTGGTAACGTGTCTACCTTTATCGAATTCACCGATAACGAGCGTCTGAGAGCCTCTGACCGTGAAGTATTCGGTCTGCACACTGATAAAGTACCTTACAGCGAATACTCTGCCTACAGCTCTTACGGTGCCCGTATCGCCGGTGGTCCAAAAGGCAACACCTTTGCCGGCAGCATCCCAATGGAGCGCTGTATTGCTGAAGGTTACCTGTGGGTAGCCGAGAAGAACCTCTGTGGTTTCGACCGCTCTGCGTGGCGCGATCTGGCACCGGAAAGCAGCCGTTTCATCAGCTCAACCAACTTCACCTATGAGCTGTCTGACGACCTGTCTTTCGTTGGCCGTATGGATTATGCCAAGGCACAGTCCACTACCCGCATCGAACCAATGGGTATCGACAACTACACAGTGACTGTAGCCGGTGACCAAATCACTCTGGGTGTTGACCTGGATCCAAGCCTGACCAAGAGCTTCAACAAGACCACTGGTCTGGGCGGTGACTTTGCCGATGCTCCCGATGGCGAATACTACTATGTTCGTCGTCTGCACGAGTTCAGCAACCGCAGCGGTGAAACCAACACCCAAAACTTCTTCTTTACCGCTGGTCTGGAAGGTGTGATTGCCGACAGCTACAACTGGGATGCGTCTGTTAACTATGGTCGCACTGAACTGGATATCTTCAGCTCAGGTTACGCCAGTGTAGGCAGCATGTTCAGCTACCTGTCTCAGGGTGAGAACGGCGTTTCTGCCCTCAAGCCTATGACTGCCGCTGAAGTAGCCAGCGTGGCTTACTCTCCATTCGAGCGCGCTCAGTCTACCCAGAAAAACGTACAGGCCAACATCTCCGGTACTGCGTTTGAACTGCCAGCCGGTGACGCTGACTTCGCTTTCGGTGCTGAATACACCAAGCAAGACTACGAAACTGACACAGATTCTGAGTCCAAGAAAGGTAACATCCTGAGCCGCGGCGGTTCATCAGGTGCCGGTGAGCGTTCTTACTGGGCAACTTACCTGGAAATGCGTCTGCCAGTTCTGGAAGATCTGGTTGTTGATGCCGCTGTACGTTATGACCGTTACTCAGACTTTGGCGGCAACCTGACTCCACAGGTAGCTATCGAGTACCGTCCAATGGACGAGCTGCTGGTACGTGGTACCATCGGTAAGGTATTCCGCGCCCCAGACATGCACCGTGTATACGGTGATGCCACCAAGGGCTTCGCCACTGTAATCGACTTCAAGAAGTGTCAGGAACTGGGCGGTTCTCCAGGTAAGACACATCCTGATGCCACCATCAACACAGTGTGTAACGAACTGCACATCGACTCTACCACCGGTGCCAACAAGGACCTGAAGGCTGAAGAAGGCTACACTGCCAACATCGGCGCGGTATGGGGCGGTGAGAGCCTGAACGCCTCTATCGACGTGTGGGAATGGAAACTGGATGACATGGTGAGCGATATCAGCGCCAGCAAAGCTGCCCGCGAATACGAAACCTATGCCAACATGATCACCCGTGATGAGACCGGTACCATCACTCACATCAACGCCGTTGCCCAGAACCTGGCTTTCCAGAAAGTTCGCGGTATCGACGTGACTGCCGGTTACGGTTGGGATATCAACGAGTTCGGTGAACTGAAACTGAACTTCAACGGTTCTTACCTGCTGAAGTCTGAAGGCCAGACCGATCCTACCGCTGCGGTAGATGACGATCTGGACGATGGCGGCCTGCCACAGTACCGCGCCAACATGGTGCTGAGCTGGTTCATCGAAGACTTCGAAGCCACTGTGGGTGCCTACCACACTGCACGCATGCACGGTTCTTCTTACAAGTCATTCAAGTCTGACAGCCCTGAGTTCAACGAAAGCGATTATGAAGTTGCTTCTCAGACCAAGTGGAACCTGACTGCCGGTTATAACATCACCGACGGTATCAAGGTTAAGGCCGGTGTTGTGAACCTGTTCAACGTAGGTCCTAACTTCGACCCAACTGACACCTCTTGGCCACACTACCCACGTTCCGTGTACAACGCACGTGGTCGTGAGTGGTTCGTAGAAGGCGAAGTGAAGTTCTAA
- a CDS encoding TDT family transporter — protein MNRQSMQTNPTQGVFETGLHKRLHASAAKLPSPLGGLALAIASLGWTLENVLPAANGMAQLAGSLLGAILLMALTIKFILHPKILAEELAHPVLGSVIPTYAMGWMVVSRCLGNYVAGAGEVLWLLAVAAHLGFLTVFCVHRCRSFSLDSMVPSWFVPPIGIIVAAVAFPPHGPRVLAEALLWFGMLAYLVMLPVMLYRLIFRAAVPQAAQPTLAILAAPASLSLAGYLSLIPEPSVVIIGLLLTLAVLMTSIIYLAFFHLLRLPFSPGFAAFTFPMVIGATALYKTHDWLAGQGYVSKLTQGLSHLANLELTVAAAVVLFVSAKYLAFYFKQHKS, from the coding sequence ATGAACCGGCAATCCATGCAAACCAACCCGACACAGGGCGTCTTTGAGACGGGGCTGCATAAACGCCTCCACGCAAGCGCGGCCAAATTGCCCAGTCCACTGGGGGGGCTGGCACTGGCCATTGCCAGCCTGGGCTGGACGCTGGAGAATGTCCTTCCCGCAGCAAACGGAATGGCCCAGCTTGCGGGCAGCCTGCTCGGTGCCATTTTGCTGATGGCCCTGACCATCAAGTTTATCCTTCACCCCAAAATCCTGGCCGAGGAGCTGGCCCATCCGGTGTTGGGCAGTGTTATCCCCACCTATGCTATGGGATGGATGGTGGTGTCCCGCTGCCTTGGCAATTATGTTGCCGGCGCAGGTGAGGTGCTGTGGTTATTGGCTGTGGCCGCACATCTGGGCTTTCTGACCGTCTTTTGTGTTCATCGCTGCCGTAGTTTTTCTCTGGATAGCATGGTACCCAGCTGGTTCGTGCCCCCCATTGGCATCATAGTGGCGGCGGTGGCCTTTCCTCCCCATGGCCCAAGAGTGCTGGCAGAGGCTCTGCTGTGGTTTGGAATGCTGGCCTACCTTGTGATGCTGCCAGTGATGCTGTACCGGCTTATTTTTCGCGCCGCAGTGCCCCAGGCCGCTCAGCCAACCCTGGCCATTCTCGCCGCCCCGGCAAGCCTGTCATTGGCGGGTTATCTGAGCCTTATCCCCGAACCTTCGGTGGTAATAATAGGTTTATTGCTGACCCTGGCAGTGCTGATGACCAGTATCATCTATCTTGCCTTCTTCCATTTGCTGCGGTTGCCCTTCAGCCCCGGGTTTGCCGCCTTTACGTTCCCCATGGTCATTGGCGCCACGGCTCTGTACAAAACCCACGATTGGCTGGCTGGCCAAGGGTATGTCAGCAAGCTGACTCAGGGGCTGTCACATCTGGCAAATCTTGAGCTGACTGTCGCTGCGGCAGTGGTACTTTTTGTGAGCGCAAAATATCTGGCTTTCTACTTCAAACAGCACAAAAGTTAA
- a CDS encoding methyltransferase, which produces MPFYSKPKALHAFDAKCEAQKIAFAPISFQAARCLLRFGVLDAIDQTGGASVAEIHQKLQFAGEPLSPYALGVLLDMGLSMGLLWHEDGKYQLDKTGHFLLHDGMSRTNLEFVHHICYQGMFKLEESLLSGTPAGLSQFGDWDTLYPALSSLPLAAKESWFAFDHFYSDHAFDSLLPLVLADKPAHLVDIGGNTGKWARACCGYQADLKVTIMDLPQQLALASVACAEAGFAERIHYHPVDLLTEAPSFVQGADVYWMSQFLDCFSEAQIRAVLSHTREAMGRDSRLYILETFWDKQPNEASAYCVNATSLYFTAIANGNSRMYHSSVFERLIAETGLAISWQKHNIGLGHTLLCCEIK; this is translated from the coding sequence ATGCCTTTCTATTCCAAGCCAAAAGCGCTGCATGCATTCGATGCCAAATGTGAAGCGCAGAAAATCGCCTTTGCTCCTATCAGTTTCCAGGCCGCGCGCTGTCTGCTGCGCTTTGGTGTCCTTGATGCCATAGACCAGACCGGGGGCGCGAGCGTTGCGGAAATACACCAGAAGCTCCAGTTTGCCGGCGAGCCATTATCCCCGTATGCACTCGGTGTCTTGCTGGACATGGGACTCAGTATGGGTTTGTTGTGGCACGAAGACGGCAAATATCAACTGGACAAAACCGGCCATTTTTTACTCCACGATGGCATGAGCCGGACCAACCTCGAGTTTGTGCATCATATTTGTTATCAGGGCATGTTTAAGCTGGAAGAGTCATTACTGAGCGGCACCCCGGCCGGACTGAGTCAGTTTGGCGATTGGGACACCCTGTATCCTGCACTGTCATCCCTGCCCTTGGCGGCAAAAGAAAGCTGGTTCGCCTTCGACCACTTCTATTCAGACCATGCCTTCGACAGCCTGTTGCCTCTGGTATTGGCAGATAAGCCCGCGCATCTGGTCGATATCGGCGGTAACACCGGCAAGTGGGCCAGGGCCTGCTGTGGTTATCAGGCAGACCTCAAAGTCACCATCATGGACTTACCTCAGCAACTTGCGCTGGCTAGCGTGGCCTGTGCGGAGGCGGGCTTTGCCGAGCGCATCCATTATCACCCAGTGGACTTACTTACCGAGGCTCCGAGTTTTGTCCAAGGCGCAGATGTGTACTGGATGAGTCAGTTTCTCGATTGCTTCAGCGAGGCGCAAATCCGCGCCGTGCTCAGCCACACCCGCGAGGCCATGGGCAGGGACAGCCGTCTCTATATTCTGGAAACCTTCTGGGATAAGCAGCCCAATGAAGCATCCGCCTACTGTGTGAATGCCACCAGTCTCTACTTTACCGCCATCGCCAATGGCAACAGCCGTATGTACCACTCCAGTGTGTTTGAGCGCCTTATCGCTGAGACCGGGCTCGCTATCAGCTGGCAAAAGCACAATATTGGCCTGGGCCATACCCTGCTCTGCTGCGAGATTAAATAA